From the genome of Anopheles moucheti chromosome 3, idAnoMoucSN_F20_07, whole genome shotgun sequence, one region includes:
- the LOC128303801 gene encoding putative odorant receptor 92a, with the protein MAHILTRTAADNFCVMPYNLRVFALLGLWGDRRKLYRLYVLLLVAFAVIIYPKPVRISDRHPLESIVRSVAELIFAALCYLTIIILAIKSEPFRQVIRKLEQALALFRDRNDQCSELIVDVNVSIHRFSLCYAKLHLLYALLFNVAPPVYNYPHYFLQSMLPSANRTVEFMLPLMQDLYGLDLRHNIAHYTISWLSITPFCAFFTLIVWYKGTLFMLIRYNTLLYQLVNQLLQQYAFGAAGLNLGQKHDRLKRIVELHFRAIQCTKLLDNVLGLILLIQCVGCLLLLCLILFYVTRNQNLNVINVGVLFASIFIEMMCFSYLGNQLTEENATISNSAFNCRWYEEPIVIRKYFLRIILQADRKATITAGRFYNVNIVTFAQLIKSSYTYYMIMKKLF; encoded by the exons ATGGCGCATATCCTCACCCGAACTGCGGCGGACAACTTCTGCGTGATGCCGTACAATCTGCGTGTGTTTGCACTGCTCGGGCTCTGGGGTGATCGGCGAAAGCTGTACCGGTTGTAcgtactgctgctggttgCGTTCGCGGTCATCATCTACCCGAAGCCGGTGCGCATCTCCGACCGCCATCCGCTCGAGTCGATTGTGCGAAGCGTAGCGGAGCTTATCTTTGCCGCGCTCTGCTACCTGACGATCATCATCCTGGCCATCAAGTCGGAACCGTTCCGGCAGGTGATTCGTAAGCTGGAGCAAGCATTGGCGCTGT TTCGGGATAGGAACGACCAGTGCAGTGAGCTGATCGTCGACGTGAACGTCAGCATCCATCGGTTTAGTTTGTGTTATGCAAAGCTTCACCTACTGTACGCACTGCTGTTCAATGTGGCACCGCCGGTCTATAACTATCCGCACTATTTCCTGCAATCGATGTTACCGTCGGCCAACCGGACGGTGGAATTTATGCTCCCGCTGATGCAGGACCTGTACGGGCTGGATCTGCGGCACAATATCGCACACTACACCATTTCGTGGCTGTCAATCACACCATTCTGTGCCTTTTTCACGCTGATCGTCTGGTATAAAGGGACACTGTTCATGCTGATCCGGTACAATACGTTGCTGTATCAGCTCGTCAACCAGCTGCTGCAACAGTACGCGTTTGGAGCTGCTGGTCTAAACCTTGGACAGAAACATGACCGATTGAAGCGTATTGTTGAGCTGCACTTCCGTGCGATCCAGTGCACTAAGCTGCTGGACAATGTGCTTGGCTTAATTCTACTGATCCAGTGCGTGGGAtgcttgctgctgctctgcCTCATACTGTTCTACGTCACACGCAATCAAAACCTCAACGTTATCAATGTTGGCGTACTATTCGCTTCCATTTTTATCGAGATGATGTGTTTCTCGTACCTCGGTAATCAACTTACGGAGGAG AATGCCACCATCAGTAATTCCGCGTTCAACTGCCGCTGGTATGAGGAACCGATCGTGATACGGAAATATTTTCTACGGATCATCTTACAGGCAGACCGCAAGGCAACGATAACGGCGGGCAGGTTCTACAACGTTAACATTGTGACATTTGCGCAA CTTATTAAGTCGTCCTATACGTACTACATGATAATGAAGAAATTGTTCTAA